One segment of Synechococcus sp. MU1617 DNA contains the following:
- a CDS encoding sensor histidine kinase KdpD yields MQLTDRFFDFTDQQLADLIAEEGIQHLGLYVSAPPNQQGPPLLLIRQWSANKRSLPPADADPNLRLPHESRRWYPLQDAGLILGALRADLDPRRSWTLTLDQRMRRSAAAISHALGRDLECLQLRQELSQQNDQLRTLVHQLRNPLAALRTYAQLLLRRLEPDSSHRALVEGMLSEQRQLGQYIDVLDGLGQQRLPQQESLGPTLLPPGPAEGEATMQTLLMPLLERAEATASLQGRPWQGPDLWPQWIHQPSQDGTIAEIVANLLENAFRYSPAGCIVGLCLLPDGLCVWDDGPPIPLEERDLIFERGARGSTGQDRAGTGLGLALARSLAEQQGRNLTLCVEPATIAPDLPTQGNAFVLNWPAEARPNPTT; encoded by the coding sequence ATGCAGCTCACCGATCGATTCTTCGATTTCACCGATCAACAGCTGGCTGATCTAATCGCAGAAGAAGGCATTCAGCATCTGGGGCTGTACGTCAGTGCGCCACCCAATCAGCAAGGCCCGCCCTTGCTGCTGATCCGGCAATGGTCTGCCAATAAACGATCTCTTCCCCCTGCCGACGCAGACCCGAACCTGCGCCTGCCGCACGAGAGTCGGCGCTGGTATCCCCTCCAGGATGCCGGCCTGATCCTGGGAGCACTGCGCGCCGATCTGGATCCGCGACGGAGTTGGACGCTGACCCTGGACCAACGGATGCGGCGCAGTGCTGCCGCGATCAGTCACGCCCTGGGGCGAGACCTGGAATGCCTGCAACTGCGCCAGGAACTCAGCCAACAAAACGATCAACTGCGCACCCTTGTGCACCAGTTGCGCAATCCACTGGCGGCCCTGCGCACCTACGCCCAACTGCTGCTGCGGCGGCTGGAACCAGACAGCTCCCACCGTGCACTTGTGGAGGGAATGCTCTCGGAGCAACGCCAACTCGGCCAGTACATCGACGTGCTCGATGGCCTCGGGCAGCAACGTCTCCCGCAACAGGAGTCCCTTGGCCCCACCTTGCTGCCCCCCGGCCCTGCCGAAGGCGAGGCAACCATGCAAACGCTGCTGATGCCTCTGCTGGAGCGAGCGGAAGCGACGGCAAGCCTGCAGGGCCGCCCCTGGCAGGGTCCGGACCTGTGGCCCCAGTGGATTCATCAGCCATCCCAGGACGGAACGATCGCAGAGATCGTCGCCAACCTCCTTGAAAACGCCTTCCGCTACAGCCCAGCGGGATGCATCGTGGGCCTGTGTCTGTTGCCCGACGGGCTCTGCGTCTGGGACGACGGGCCGCCGATCCCCCTGGAGGAGCGCGACCTGATTTTCGAGCGGGGAGCGCGGGGGTCCACCGGACAGGACCGAGCGGGCACCGGCCTTGGACTCGCCCTTGCACGCTCCCTGGCGGAGCAGCAGGGCCGCAACCTCACGCTCTGCGTGGAGCCTGCCACGATCGCTCCGGATCTGCCCACTCAGGGCAATGCCTTCGTCCTCAACTGGCCGGCAGAAGCAAGGCCAAACCCAACAACGTGA
- a CDS encoding DUF3155 domain-containing protein has translation MSKKRKRISRRRLAGQRVLAHVPTHHLETGEYKPVTAARRYIAEASMVPPALLNVRRNEHTTDRFFWGEKGLFSAQYAEENHFLFPSLRTIVDSIGEDKLFEGLELGADDWEEMEEYEYAFV, from the coding sequence ATGTCCAAGAAGCGCAAGCGCATTAGCCGTCGTCGTCTGGCAGGTCAGCGGGTCCTGGCCCATGTGCCAACCCATCACCTTGAGACCGGTGAGTACAAGCCTGTTACGGCCGCTCGCCGCTACATCGCAGAAGCGTCCATGGTGCCTCCGGCTCTGCTGAACGTGCGCCGCAACGAGCACACCACCGACCGTTTCTTCTGGGGTGAGAAGGGTCTGTTCAGTGCCCAATACGCCGAAGAGAACCACTTCCTCTTCCCGTCATTGCGCACGATTGTTGATTCCATCGGTGAAGACAAGCTCTTTGAAGGCCTCGAGCTTGGCGCTGATGATTGGGAGGAAATGGAGGAGTACGAATACGCCTTCGTTTGA
- the cobS gene encoding adenosylcobinamide-GDP ribazoletransferase: MRADCIHRAIPRIVPPWLSDLAGAWIFYTVLPAWPWPQPSFQRIARFAPWMGLLIGALQGVLWIGLSRLGWPLAACAPCVVALGIQLSGGLHHDGLIDTADGLGAPAERRLEAMEDSRVGASGVLALVMVLLLQVGALIQLGGQAPLGLCLAAFWARVAPLWAMARFDYLRSDGTAAFHRDHGRPLWDALPALLVVVVLAGLVGPMPLFLGGVVAILVAQTLGRRLGGHTGDSYGAVLVLTEMITLLGLALLLPAS; this comes from the coding sequence GTGAGGGCCGATTGCATCCATCGCGCCATTCCCAGGATCGTTCCCCCCTGGCTTTCTGATCTGGCGGGAGCCTGGATCTTCTACACAGTGCTGCCCGCATGGCCCTGGCCGCAGCCCTCGTTTCAGCGCATTGCCCGCTTCGCCCCCTGGATGGGGCTGCTGATCGGTGCGCTCCAGGGGGTGCTCTGGATCGGTTTGTCCAGGCTTGGTTGGCCTCTGGCTGCCTGTGCCCCCTGCGTGGTGGCTCTTGGCATCCAACTCAGTGGTGGGTTGCACCACGACGGCTTAATCGACACGGCAGATGGCCTCGGGGCTCCAGCGGAGCGGCGGCTCGAGGCGATGGAGGACAGCCGGGTGGGCGCCAGTGGCGTGCTGGCTCTTGTGATGGTGCTGCTGTTGCAGGTTGGGGCCTTAATTCAGCTAGGGGGGCAGGCCCCGCTCGGGCTCTGCCTGGCTGCGTTCTGGGCTCGGGTGGCACCGCTCTGGGCCATGGCACGTTTCGACTACCTCCGCTCTGATGGAACTGCTGCGTTTCATCGCGATCACGGCAGGCCGCTCTGGGACGCCTTGCCCGCGTTGTTGGTGGTGGTTGTGTTGGCTGGTTTGGTGGGGCCCATGCCCCTTTTCCTGGGGGGCGTTGTGGCGATCCTTGTCGCCCAGACCCTCGGGCGACGCCTGGGTGGGCACACCGGTGACAGTTATGGAGCGGTGCTTGTGCTCACCGAGATGATCACGTTGTTGGGTTTGGCCTTGCTTCTGCCGGCCAGTTGA
- a CDS encoding alpha/beta hydrolase, whose protein sequence is MDGRLVLLHGWGANGEDLKPLGDRLARECSKTLDVVCLEAPELHPDQPGGRQWYGLFPAQWDAVPAAVERLKAQLQSLNSSGLGLERTVVFGFSQGGAMALESGCVLPIAGLISCSGYPHPNWAPPQQHPPVLLMHGSDDPVVPFQAMPAIASQLQPDRCQTLPFKNGHTIPDETMQPILLFIERVLENA, encoded by the coding sequence ATGGATGGCCGGCTTGTGCTGCTCCACGGCTGGGGAGCCAATGGAGAGGATCTCAAGCCCCTGGGCGATCGCCTGGCGCGCGAGTGCTCAAAAACCCTTGATGTGGTTTGCCTTGAGGCCCCTGAACTCCATCCCGACCAACCTGGAGGACGCCAGTGGTATGGCCTATTCCCAGCCCAATGGGACGCCGTACCCGCGGCCGTTGAGCGCCTCAAGGCTCAACTTCAGAGCCTGAACAGTTCAGGCCTTGGACTCGAACGGACGGTGGTTTTCGGCTTTTCCCAGGGGGGTGCCATGGCTTTGGAGAGCGGCTGCGTCCTGCCCATCGCAGGGCTGATCAGCTGCAGCGGCTATCCGCACCCGAACTGGGCTCCACCCCAGCAACACCCCCCTGTGTTGCTGATGCATGGTTCAGATGATCCGGTGGTGCCGTTCCAGGCCATGCCAGCGATCGCTTCGCAGTTGCAGCCCGATCGCTGTCAGACGCTTCCATTCAAAAACGGCCACACCATCCCTGATGAGACGATGCAGCCGATCCTGTTGTTTATTGAACGTGTTCTAGAGAACGCCTGA
- a CDS encoding Gfo/Idh/MocA family protein, giving the protein MSPDPMAPVKVGVIGIGNMGWHHARVLSLLRDADLVGVADPDADRGKLATEQFGCRWFADYNSMLSEVEAVCIAVPTLLHHPVGLACLRAGVHVLIEKPIAASQDEATALIEAASAAGCLLQVGHIERFNPAFRELTKVVANEEVVVLEARRHSPHSDRANDVSVVLDLMIHDIDLVLELAKAPVVRLAAAGGRSAEGPIDYVNATLGFENGVVASLTASKMSHRKIRSLSAHCRSSLVETDFLNHTLHIHRRAHEWYSADHGELLYRNDGFIEEVSTTSIEPLYAELEHFLQCVHGREIPAVDGLQASRALKLADLIEQAVEHPDTGAPLCAPI; this is encoded by the coding sequence ATGTCTCCCGATCCCATGGCCCCAGTCAAGGTCGGGGTGATCGGCATCGGCAACATGGGTTGGCACCACGCTCGGGTGCTCAGTCTTCTGCGGGATGCCGATCTGGTGGGGGTCGCGGATCCGGATGCTGATCGTGGAAAGCTCGCTACCGAGCAATTTGGCTGCCGCTGGTTCGCCGACTACAACTCCATGCTCTCGGAGGTGGAGGCCGTCTGCATCGCGGTTCCCACCCTGTTGCACCATCCCGTCGGTTTGGCCTGCCTGCGTGCGGGTGTGCATGTTCTGATCGAAAAGCCGATTGCAGCCAGTCAGGACGAAGCCACTGCGCTGATCGAGGCTGCTTCAGCGGCGGGGTGTCTGCTGCAGGTGGGCCACATCGAGCGGTTTAACCCTGCCTTCCGTGAGCTCACCAAGGTGGTGGCCAACGAGGAGGTGGTGGTTCTCGAGGCGCGTCGCCACAGCCCCCACTCCGATCGGGCCAATGACGTCTCCGTGGTGCTGGATCTGATGATCCACGACATCGACCTCGTGCTGGAATTGGCCAAGGCACCCGTGGTACGGCTTGCCGCTGCCGGTGGTCGCAGTGCCGAAGGCCCGATCGACTACGTCAACGCCACGTTGGGTTTCGAGAACGGTGTAGTGGCCAGCCTCACGGCCAGCAAGATGAGCCACCGCAAAATCCGTAGCCTCAGTGCCCATTGCCGTTCGAGCTTGGTGGAGACGGACTTTCTCAACCACACCTTGCACATCCATCGCCGTGCCCATGAGTGGTACTCCGCCGATCACGGTGAGCTGCTGTATCGAAATGACGGCTTCATCGAGGAGGTGAGCACCACCTCGATCGAACCGCTCTATGCCGAGCTCGAGCACTTTCTTCAGTGCGTGCACGGCCGGGAAATCCCTGCGGTGGATGGCCTTCAGGCCTCGCGTGCCCTCAAGCTGGCAGACCTGATCGAGCAGGCCGTTGAACATCCGGATACGGGAGCGCCCCTATGCGCACCGATCTGA
- a CDS encoding WecB/TagA/CpsF family glycosyltransferase, which yields MDSVSTAPDDRRRCQVLGVPVDACRDVCAAALGLHARGGGRIVTLNAEMTMSARADAALGQAIGTADLVIPDGAGVVWALGRQKIRVVKTAGIELAWTLLEYAAAHRWRVALVGASPEVMATLRAELPQRIRGLTLALAVDGYQAPEAWPGLEDQLKALKPDLVLVALGVPRQEIWSERVASGQPGLWMGVGGSFDVWAGIKKRAPGWMCRMQIEWLYRLIQEPSRWRRMLSLPAFALKVIRLG from the coding sequence ATGGACTCTGTCAGCACCGCTCCCGATGACCGTCGCCGCTGCCAGGTGCTCGGGGTGCCGGTGGATGCCTGCCGTGATGTCTGTGCTGCAGCCCTCGGTCTGCATGCCCGGGGCGGCGGACGCATCGTCACCCTGAACGCTGAGATGACGATGTCGGCTCGGGCCGATGCCGCTCTGGGTCAGGCGATCGGAACGGCTGATCTGGTGATCCCCGATGGAGCGGGAGTGGTTTGGGCCCTGGGCCGTCAGAAGATCCGGGTCGTCAAAACGGCGGGAATTGAGCTGGCCTGGACCTTGCTGGAGTACGCCGCAGCCCATCGATGGCGCGTGGCGCTGGTGGGCGCATCACCTGAGGTGATGGCAACGCTGCGTGCGGAGTTGCCGCAACGCATCCGTGGCCTCACCCTGGCGCTCGCGGTGGATGGTTATCAAGCTCCTGAGGCTTGGCCGGGCCTTGAGGATCAGCTCAAGGCTTTGAAGCCGGATCTCGTTTTGGTGGCTCTGGGGGTGCCGCGCCAGGAAATCTGGTCGGAACGCGTGGCGTCAGGGCAGCCTGGACTCTGGATGGGTGTCGGCGGCAGTTTTGACGTTTGGGCCGGCATCAAAAAACGTGCCCCCGGCTGGATGTGCCGGATGCAAATTGAGTGGCTATACCGGCTCATTCAGGAACCTTCACGCTGGCGACGCATGCTGTCGCTGCCAGCGTTTGCTCTGAAGGTGATCCGGTTGGGCTGA
- the purH gene encoding bifunctional phosphoribosylaminoimidazolecarboxamide formyltransferase/IMP cyclohydrolase yields the protein MAPVALLSVSDKSGLVPLAEALHRTHGYQLLSSGGTAKVLEQAGLPVTRVSEHTGAPEILGGRVKTLHPRVHGGILAKRGDASHQADLEQQNIAPIDVVVVNLYPFRETIARPDVTWDQAIENIDIGGPAMVRAAAKNHADVAVLTSPDQYDRLLTAMAETGGSVPSELRRQLALEAFQHTASYDTAISRWMAEQNAAEDSPWLEAVPLRQTLRYGENPHQKARWFSHPKQGWGGAIQLQGKELSTNNLLDLEAALATVREFGYGVDGSVPALQPAAVVVKHTNPCGVAIGASIPAALTRALDADRVSAFGGIIAVNGVVEATAARELTSLFLECVVAPGFTPEAREVLAAKANLRLLELAPQAIDAAGPDHVRSILGGLLVQDLDDQVITPADWSVASQRPPTPQEKLDLEFAWRLVRHVRSNAIVVAKDGQSLGVGAGQMNRVGSARIALEAAGEKAQGAVLASDGFFPFDDTVRLAASHGITAVIHPGGSMRDGDSIKACDELGLAMQLTGRRHFLH from the coding sequence ATGGCTCCTGTCGCTCTGCTGAGTGTTTCCGATAAGTCCGGGCTGGTGCCCCTGGCGGAGGCCCTGCATCGGACCCATGGCTATCAGCTGCTCTCCAGTGGGGGCACGGCCAAGGTGCTCGAGCAGGCAGGTCTTCCAGTGACCCGTGTCTCAGAGCACACCGGGGCCCCAGAAATTCTTGGCGGTCGTGTGAAAACGCTCCATCCAAGGGTGCATGGCGGAATTTTGGCCAAGCGGGGTGACGCGTCCCACCAAGCCGATCTTGAGCAGCAGAACATTGCCCCCATCGATGTGGTGGTGGTCAACCTTTATCCCTTCCGCGAAACGATTGCTCGGCCTGACGTCACCTGGGATCAGGCGATCGAGAACATCGACATCGGTGGCCCCGCCATGGTGCGGGCGGCTGCCAAAAATCATGCCGATGTGGCTGTGCTCACCAGCCCTGACCAATACGACCGTCTGTTGACCGCCATGGCGGAGACGGGCGGGAGTGTGCCTTCAGAGCTGCGGCGCCAACTCGCCCTTGAAGCGTTCCAGCACACCGCGTCGTACGACACCGCGATCAGCCGCTGGATGGCCGAGCAAAACGCCGCGGAAGACAGCCCTTGGTTGGAGGCGGTGCCATTGCGGCAGACCCTGCGGTACGGCGAAAATCCCCACCAAAAAGCGCGCTGGTTCAGCCATCCCAAACAGGGTTGGGGTGGTGCCATTCAGCTGCAGGGCAAGGAGCTGAGCACCAACAACCTTCTGGATCTCGAGGCGGCCCTCGCCACGGTGCGGGAGTTCGGCTATGGAGTTGACGGCTCCGTGCCGGCGTTGCAACCTGCGGCCGTGGTCGTCAAGCACACCAATCCCTGTGGTGTGGCGATTGGAGCTTCGATTCCTGCAGCACTAACGCGGGCCCTGGATGCCGATCGGGTGAGTGCCTTCGGCGGCATCATCGCCGTGAATGGTGTGGTGGAAGCCACGGCGGCCCGTGAGCTCACCAGCCTGTTCCTGGAGTGTGTCGTCGCACCGGGCTTCACTCCCGAGGCGCGGGAGGTGCTGGCGGCCAAAGCCAATCTGCGCCTGTTGGAGCTGGCTCCGCAGGCTATTGATGCGGCCGGCCCCGATCACGTGCGGAGCATCCTTGGCGGTCTCCTGGTTCAGGATCTTGATGACCAGGTGATCACGCCGGCCGACTGGAGCGTGGCCAGCCAGCGGCCGCCAACACCGCAGGAGAAGCTGGACCTTGAATTTGCGTGGCGTCTGGTGCGTCATGTTCGCTCCAACGCCATCGTTGTGGCCAAGGATGGGCAGAGCCTTGGCGTGGGTGCCGGGCAGATGAATCGCGTGGGCTCAGCCCGGATTGCCCTGGAGGCGGCAGGTGAGAAAGCCCAGGGAGCCGTTCTGGCCAGTGATGGATTTTTCCCGTTTGACGACACAGTGCGTCTGGCTGCCAGCCACGGCATCACCGCCGTGATTCATCCCGGAGGGAGCATGCGCGATGGCGATTCGATCAAGGCCTGCGATGAGCTTGGCCTGGCGATGCAGCTCACGGGGCGCCGCCATTTTCTGCACTGA
- the tgt gene encoding tRNA guanosine(34) transglycosylase Tgt: MFGFEINAHCANTSARCGTFETPHGPVHTPRFMPVGTLATVKGISTEQLGRTGAQMVLSNTYHLHLQPGEEIVAAAGGLHRFMGWDGPMLTDSGGFQVFSLGDLNKIDDRGVVFRNPRDGRTIDMTPEHATQIQMALGADVAMAFDQCPPYPATENDVIDACRRTHAWLERCVTAHTREDQALFGIVQGGCFPHLRRESATAVASFDLPGIAVGGVSVGEPVEEMHRIVRDVTPLLPTQKPRYLMGIGTLREMAIAVANGIDLFDCVLPTRLGRHGTALVGGERWNLRNARFRHDHTPLDPSCSCVACTGHTRAYLHHLIRSEELLGLTLLSIHNITHLVRFTSAMAQAIRDGCFSEDFAPWEPDSPAHHTW, from the coding sequence GTGTTCGGCTTCGAGATCAACGCGCATTGCGCCAACACATCAGCACGGTGCGGCACCTTTGAGACCCCGCATGGGCCGGTGCACACACCACGCTTCATGCCGGTGGGAACCCTGGCCACCGTCAAGGGCATCAGCACCGAACAACTGGGGCGCACAGGGGCCCAGATGGTGCTCTCGAACACCTACCACCTGCATTTGCAGCCCGGCGAGGAGATCGTGGCAGCGGCCGGAGGCCTGCACCGGTTCATGGGCTGGGACGGCCCGATGCTCACCGACTCCGGCGGCTTTCAGGTGTTCAGCCTGGGGGACCTGAACAAGATCGATGACCGTGGCGTGGTGTTCCGAAACCCTCGCGATGGACGCACCATCGACATGACCCCGGAACATGCCACCCAAATCCAAATGGCCCTTGGGGCGGATGTGGCCATGGCCTTCGACCAATGCCCGCCCTATCCGGCGACGGAGAACGACGTCATCGATGCCTGTCGCCGCACCCATGCCTGGCTCGAGCGCTGCGTCACCGCCCACACCCGTGAGGATCAGGCGCTATTCGGCATCGTTCAGGGCGGTTGTTTCCCGCATCTGCGACGGGAAAGTGCGACAGCCGTCGCCTCATTTGATTTGCCGGGCATCGCCGTCGGTGGCGTCAGCGTCGGGGAGCCCGTGGAGGAGATGCATCGCATCGTGCGGGATGTCACACCCCTGCTCCCCACACAAAAGCCCCGATACCTGATGGGCATCGGCACCTTGCGCGAGATGGCGATCGCCGTGGCCAACGGCATTGACCTGTTCGACTGCGTCTTGCCCACCCGACTCGGCCGTCACGGCACCGCCCTGGTGGGCGGCGAACGCTGGAACCTGCGCAATGCCCGCTTCCGACACGACCACACCCCCCTGGATCCGAGCTGCTCCTGTGTGGCCTGCACCGGCCACACCCGGGCCTACCTGCATCACCTGATTCGCAGCGAGGAGCTTCTGGGCCTCACCTTGTTGAGCATTCACAACATCACCCATCTGGTGCGTTTCACCTCGGCCATGGCACAAGCCATTCGAGACGGCTGTTTTTCAGAGGATTTCGCTCCCTGGGAGCCAGACTCTCCAGCCCATCACACGTGGTAG
- a CDS encoding glycoside hydrolase family 15 protein codes for MVVTTTETLPQNHATTLQRLDQSIQRVVLDRQDPISGLLPASTAHTIHGNYGDAWVRDCVYSVQCVWGLALAHRRQQGQNSLRSWELEQRVVALMRGLMRSMMRQAAKVERFKESLNPLDALHAKYDSCTGEPVVADDAWGHLQLDATSLFLLQLAQLTKGGCAVVQSRDEVDFLQNLVHYIARAYRTPDYGIWERGDKGNHGLPERNASSIGMAKAALEALDGLDLYGPHGNGSCILLIPQGAIVRLRRALQGLLPRESASKEADSACLSVIGYPAWAVEDAALVERTGRRIRRELGGAYGYKRFLRDGHQTAVEDVNRLHYEPEELAAFEGIESEWPLFLAFELVTACCERRWDEARRLHSQLKTLAVEQDGERLYPELYQVPASAVDQERLNPGSQERVANTNLPLIWTQSLVWLGEMLIDDLIRPEDIDPCGRREPQPLGAETVLVAMAAQTDAVRQELLAAEVPIDPTSVISVQSSDELKQRLKAAGTNPRLELTGRPGHRVETEDTARVYRQDGAISVFTPSVLEDVSSYLADDPEELLETVVDELHLLQRHWRGMGRPLLVIPIRDAALQQHRDVILKLARQLGRGVIESIPVRLGCLSELVDQAQEVQLPPLQQKPVQRSEPPQPLLRDATDLRDLTAAEEQELDDTPIEQLSQRLWSSGLLHEQAEVLELLQRRLGPQGIQRSPEGHPVALHTLLEEVYQRGLRCEDWNVVRRCAGAMGMVHPQLEDALTDLLVRQKQVVVGRNYTGDSRLRQPLDSAAIAQRIETTSGIDGRERMLEQELLLALDSVARREPALLKGSLTLQLGQLLLLLTSELAVEKMLSQDEAFEALCSEAPHAIRKRLRAVLADVDHARAALQRGEQLHVSGRVQWSVPDPLEETPGGGDWLQHRIRLGSFQKVPRDFYAGIWSLLQHCRGLVIGDKLERRNRLNSRLILEKTPGERNFAAQVDHLLSRIKAPEYRQLCSECLLSLMAFVEANPEVRFEDDLALDVVIGHAVRVGWQQSHASLRPENYPQHKAQAWGQFYRSSPGDCRRWQVTALRELAEQQGLV; via the coding sequence ATGGTTGTGACGACGACGGAAACCCTTCCGCAGAACCACGCCACAACCCTTCAGCGGCTGGATCAATCCATCCAACGGGTGGTTCTCGATCGGCAGGACCCGATCAGCGGCCTGCTCCCCGCCAGCACCGCCCACACCATCCATGGCAACTACGGCGATGCCTGGGTGCGGGACTGCGTCTATTCGGTGCAGTGCGTTTGGGGACTGGCCTTGGCCCACCGCCGTCAGCAGGGGCAGAACAGCCTGCGCTCATGGGAACTGGAGCAGCGGGTGGTGGCCCTCATGCGCGGGCTGATGCGTTCGATGATGCGGCAGGCCGCGAAGGTGGAGCGCTTCAAGGAGAGCCTCAACCCCCTCGACGCCCTTCACGCCAAGTACGACAGCTGCACCGGCGAGCCAGTGGTGGCTGACGACGCCTGGGGACATCTACAACTCGATGCCACCTCACTGTTCCTGCTGCAGCTGGCGCAATTAACCAAGGGCGGCTGCGCTGTGGTGCAAAGCCGTGACGAAGTGGATTTCCTCCAAAACCTGGTGCACTACATCGCCAGGGCCTACCGCACCCCCGACTACGGGATCTGGGAACGGGGCGACAAAGGCAACCATGGCCTGCCGGAGCGCAATGCCAGCTCAATCGGAATGGCCAAAGCCGCCCTAGAAGCACTCGATGGGCTCGACCTCTACGGCCCCCACGGCAACGGCAGCTGCATCCTGCTGATTCCCCAGGGAGCCATAGTGCGCCTCCGTCGGGCCCTGCAAGGGCTCCTGCCACGGGAATCCGCCAGTAAGGAAGCCGACAGTGCCTGCCTCTCGGTGATTGGTTATCCCGCCTGGGCGGTGGAGGATGCCGCCCTGGTGGAGCGCACCGGCCGTCGGATTCGACGGGAACTCGGCGGGGCCTACGGCTACAAACGCTTCCTCCGGGATGGTCACCAGACGGCGGTGGAAGACGTCAACCGCCTGCACTACGAACCGGAGGAGCTCGCCGCCTTTGAAGGGATCGAGTCGGAGTGGCCGTTGTTTCTGGCCTTCGAACTGGTCACTGCATGCTGCGAAAGGCGCTGGGACGAGGCCCGGCGCCTGCACAGCCAGCTCAAGACACTGGCCGTTGAACAGGACGGCGAACGTCTCTATCCCGAGCTCTATCAGGTCCCGGCCAGTGCGGTCGATCAGGAACGGCTGAATCCAGGCAGCCAAGAGCGGGTGGCCAACACCAACCTGCCGCTGATCTGGACCCAGAGCCTGGTGTGGCTCGGGGAAATGCTGATCGACGATCTGATCCGTCCAGAGGACATTGACCCCTGTGGCCGCAGGGAGCCGCAGCCGCTTGGCGCCGAAACCGTTCTCGTAGCGATGGCTGCTCAGACGGATGCCGTGCGCCAGGAGCTGCTGGCTGCAGAGGTGCCGATCGATCCGACCTCAGTGATTTCCGTGCAGTCGTCCGACGAGCTGAAGCAACGGTTGAAAGCCGCTGGCACCAATCCACGGCTTGAGCTCACTGGGCGCCCCGGGCACCGGGTGGAAACCGAGGACACGGCTCGGGTCTATCGCCAGGACGGCGCCATCAGTGTGTTCACCCCGTCGGTGCTGGAAGACGTCAGCAGCTATCTGGCCGATGACCCGGAGGAACTGCTTGAGACCGTTGTGGACGAGCTGCATCTGCTGCAACGGCACTGGCGCGGCATGGGACGTCCCCTGCTGGTGATCCCCATTCGCGATGCGGCCCTCCAGCAGCATCGCGACGTGATCCTCAAACTGGCCCGGCAACTCGGCAGGGGCGTCATTGAAAGCATCCCCGTCCGCTTGGGCTGCCTCAGTGAGCTGGTGGATCAGGCGCAGGAGGTGCAGCTGCCGCCGCTCCAACAGAAACCGGTGCAACGGTCCGAGCCACCCCAGCCGCTGCTGCGCGACGCCACTGATCTACGGGATCTGACCGCCGCAGAGGAGCAAGAGCTGGATGACACTCCAATCGAACAACTTAGCCAGCGCCTCTGGAGCAGTGGGCTGCTGCATGAACAGGCCGAAGTGCTCGAGTTGCTGCAACGGCGCCTCGGCCCCCAGGGAATTCAACGCAGCCCCGAGGGCCATCCGGTGGCCCTGCACACCCTGCTTGAGGAGGTCTATCAACGGGGCTTGCGTTGTGAAGACTGGAACGTGGTGCGGCGCTGTGCTGGCGCCATGGGGATGGTGCATCCCCAGTTGGAAGATGCCCTCACCGACCTTCTCGTCCGCCAGAAACAGGTGGTGGTGGGGCGCAACTACACCGGCGACTCTCGGCTTCGTCAACCGTTGGACAGTGCCGCCATCGCCCAACGGATTGAAACCACCAGCGGGATCGACGGCCGTGAACGAATGCTCGAACAGGAACTCCTGCTCGCCCTCGACAGCGTGGCGCGGCGGGAGCCAGCTCTGCTGAAGGGCAGCCTCACCCTGCAGCTGGGGCAGCTGTTGCTGCTGCTGACATCAGAGCTAGCCGTGGAGAAAATGCTCAGTCAGGACGAAGCCTTTGAAGCCCTCTGCAGCGAAGCACCCCACGCGATTCGCAAGCGCTTGCGCGCCGTGCTCGCCGATGTGGACCATGCCAGAGCAGCCCTTCAACGCGGCGAACAGCTGCACGTAAGCGGCCGAGTGCAGTGGTCAGTGCCTGACCCGTTAGAGGAAACACCGGGGGGTGGGGACTGGCTTCAGCACCGCATCCGCCTGGGGTCCTTCCAAAAAGTTCCCCGCGATTTCTATGCCGGGATCTGGTCGCTGCTGCAGCACTGCCGCGGCCTGGTGATCGGCGACAAGCTGGAGCGGCGCAATCGGCTCAACAGCCGCCTCATTCTTGAAAAAACACCAGGGGAGCGCAATTTCGCCGCCCAGGTCGACCATTTGCTCAGTCGGATCAAGGCGCCGGAATACCGCCAACTCTGCAGCGAATGCCTGCTCTCGCTGATGGCCTTCGTCGAAGCCAATCCAGAGGTGCGCTTCGAGGATGACCTGGCCCTCGACGTGGTGATCGGTCATGCCGTCCGGGTGGGTTGGCAACAGAGCCATGCCTCCCTCCGACCGGAGAACTACCCGCAACACAAGGCCCAGGCCTGGGGGCAGTTCTATCGATCCTCACCCGGTGACTGCCGCCGCTGGCAGGTCACGGCGTTGCGAGAACTGGCCGAACAACAAGGGCTGGTCTGA
- a CDS encoding photosystem II reaction center protein K produces MAAFTLDLLAQLPEAYQAFSPLIDILPLIPVFFLLLAFVWQASVGFR; encoded by the coding sequence ATGGCCGCCTTCACCCTCGACCTGCTGGCACAGCTGCCCGAGGCCTATCAGGCCTTCTCTCCGCTGATCGACATTCTTCCGTTGATCCCGGTCTTCTTCCTGCTGCTGGCCTTCGTTTGGCAGGCCTCAGTGGGCTTCCGCTGA